The proteins below come from a single Micromonospora citrea genomic window:
- a CDS encoding AMP-binding protein: MTTSTVINRFGAVAAHRPGQSAVLGEGAPLSYAALAGAAGGHAAALASAGCRPGDRVALLTGHGSATIAAILGTLAAGCAYVPLDPGFPERRLGHMLAAAEVGVVLCGAEHVELARRLTADRPAVRVLTVDDVPAAPLRPVPVDPDALAYVLFTSGSTGVPKAVGQTHRNLLHVVDNQIATLQIGADDRLSLLASFSFDAAIPDLYPALLAGAAVVPVELRRHGLAHAVEQLARHRVTVYHSTPTVYRFLLDTPGPRLDRVRVVLLGGEQATHADAVRGRDRFAPDCVLVNGYGATEMTFAARYALPLADADPAATGPLPVGTALPGYELRLAADGTGADGTGEIVVRSRHLAPGYLGQDSDRFSVDPDGVPIYRTGDLGARLPGGELVCLGRLDRQVKVRGFRVELTEIETALADQPGVAGVRAIARDGELLAYARRAGGELDPAALRDALARRLPDYALPRAVVVVDEFPLTVTGKIDERALPDPARAVPAGAAPTTPTERIVHDIWCDVLGRDAVGRTDSFFDVGGQSLLLGRVQQRLAERFGVRLPMLRLFEHPTVAAQARLLDAPAGPARAPVVPAPVAPATAAREYTGDEIAVVGLAGRFPGAPDLATFWWNLCAGVDSVHDHTDEELAALGVGPGLRADPRHVKAAGRLDGVADFDAEFFSFGADEAARTDPQHRIFLETAWEALEDAGHDPARFPGLVGVYAATSANRYFHFHLMDNPAVVGDVDPDDWEARLLGRQFTDHLPGQVAYRLGLTGPAVAVQSACSSSLVAVCLAAQSLADYQCDIALAGGVNVTWPRYRHTPGGLASPDGRCRAFDEAAAGAGFGSGVGVVALRRLADAQADGDRIYAVLPGWAVTNDGADRAGYAVPGPAGQAAAVAGALAAAEVAPGEVRFIEAHGSGTPLGDAIEVAALHEVYAGAGPAESCALGSVKTNIGHLDAAAGIAGLIKAVLAVQHGVIPPNLHFTRPHPEVDLAAGPFYVPTKVRDWPEAARRVAGVSSFGLGGTNAHVVVEQPPPAEPVDGGDAPAYLLPVSARTPMALRAALTRLRQHLAGAATALAEVAATLALGRRAFGCRAAVVAADAAGAVAALDELLATDARLAGDPGELRELAAAWIAGGDVDWTALHPEGAVRRTGLPTYPFQRQRYWIDPPQKGAR; the protein is encoded by the coding sequence ATGACAACATCGACGGTAATCAACCGATTCGGCGCGGTCGCCGCCCATCGACCCGGCCAGTCGGCAGTTCTCGGCGAGGGCGCCCCGCTCAGCTACGCCGCCCTCGCCGGCGCCGCCGGCGGACACGCCGCCGCGCTCGCCTCGGCCGGCTGCCGGCCCGGCGACCGGGTCGCCCTGCTCACCGGGCACGGGTCCGCCACCATCGCCGCCATCCTCGGCACCCTCGCGGCCGGGTGTGCGTACGTGCCGCTGGACCCGGGATTCCCGGAGCGGCGGCTGGGGCACATGCTCGCCGCCGCCGAGGTCGGCGTCGTCCTCTGTGGAGCCGAGCACGTCGAGCTGGCCCGCCGGCTCACCGCCGACCGGCCGGCAGTGCGGGTGCTGACCGTCGACGACGTCCCGGCCGCGCCGCTGCGGCCCGTGCCCGTCGACCCCGACGCGCTGGCGTACGTGCTGTTCACCTCCGGCTCCACCGGCGTGCCGAAGGCGGTCGGGCAGACCCACCGCAACCTGCTGCACGTGGTGGACAACCAGATCGCCACCCTCCAGATCGGAGCGGACGACCGGCTAAGCCTGCTCGCGTCGTTCAGCTTCGACGCGGCGATCCCCGACCTCTACCCGGCGCTGCTCGCCGGGGCCGCCGTCGTCCCGGTGGAGCTGCGCCGGCACGGCCTCGCCCACGCCGTCGAGCAGCTCGCCCGGCACCGGGTCACCGTCTACCACTCCACCCCGACCGTCTACCGCTTCCTGCTCGACACCCCCGGCCCCCGCCTCGACCGGGTGCGGGTCGTGCTGCTCGGCGGCGAGCAGGCCACCCACGCCGACGCGGTACGCGGGCGGGACCGGTTCGCCCCCGACTGCGTGCTGGTCAACGGCTACGGCGCCACCGAGATGACCTTCGCCGCCCGGTACGCGCTGCCGCTCGCCGACGCCGACCCCGCCGCCACCGGGCCGCTGCCCGTCGGCACGGCCCTGCCCGGGTACGAGCTGCGCCTCGCCGCCGACGGCACGGGGGCCGACGGGACCGGGGAGATCGTGGTGCGCAGCCGGCACCTCGCCCCCGGCTACCTCGGCCAGGACAGCGACCGGTTCTCCGTGGACCCCGACGGGGTGCCCATCTACCGGACGGGGGACCTCGGCGCGCGGCTGCCCGGCGGTGAGCTGGTCTGCCTCGGCCGGCTGGACCGGCAGGTCAAGGTGCGCGGGTTCCGGGTCGAGCTGACCGAGATCGAGACGGCGCTCGCCGACCAGCCCGGCGTCGCCGGGGTCCGCGCCATCGCCCGCGACGGCGAGCTGCTCGCGTACGCCCGACGGGCCGGCGGCGAGCTGGACCCGGCGGCCCTGCGCGACGCCCTCGCCCGGCGGCTGCCGGACTACGCGCTGCCGCGCGCGGTCGTCGTGGTCGACGAGTTCCCGCTGACCGTCACCGGCAAGATCGACGAGCGGGCGTTGCCCGACCCGGCCCGGGCCGTGCCCGCCGGGGCGGCGCCGACCACCCCCACCGAGCGGATCGTGCACGACATCTGGTGCGACGTGCTCGGGCGCGACGCCGTCGGCCGCACCGACAGCTTCTTCGACGTCGGCGGCCAGTCCCTGCTGCTCGGTCGCGTGCAGCAGCGGCTCGCCGAGCGGTTCGGGGTGCGGCTGCCCATGCTCCGCCTCTTCGAGCACCCGACCGTGGCCGCCCAGGCCCGGCTGCTCGACGCCCCGGCCGGGCCGGCCCGCGCGCCGGTCGTGCCCGCCCCCGTCGCGCCGGCGACCGCCGCCCGGGAGTACACCGGCGACGAGATCGCCGTGGTCGGCCTCGCCGGCCGGTTCCCGGGCGCGCCCGACCTCGCCACCTTCTGGTGGAACCTCTGCGCCGGGGTCGACTCCGTCCACGACCACACCGACGAGGAGCTGGCCGCCCTCGGCGTCGGCCCCGGCCTGCGCGCCGACCCCCGGCACGTCAAGGCGGCCGGCCGCCTCGACGGCGTGGCCGACTTCGACGCCGAGTTCTTCTCCTTCGGCGCCGACGAGGCCGCCCGCACCGACCCGCAGCACCGCATCTTCCTCGAGACCGCCTGGGAGGCGCTGGAGGACGCCGGGCACGACCCGGCCCGCTTCCCCGGCCTGGTCGGCGTCTACGCCGCCACCTCCGCCAACCGGTACTTCCACTTCCACCTGATGGACAACCCGGCAGTGGTCGGCGACGTCGACCCCGACGACTGGGAGGCCCGGCTCCTCGGCCGGCAGTTCACCGACCACCTGCCCGGGCAGGTCGCCTACCGGCTGGGCCTGACCGGCCCGGCGGTCGCCGTGCAGAGCGCCTGCTCCAGCTCGCTGGTCGCGGTCTGCCTCGCCGCGCAGAGCCTCGCCGACTACCAGTGCGACATCGCCCTGGCCGGCGGCGTCAACGTCACCTGGCCGCGCTACCGGCACACCCCCGGCGGCCTGGCCTCCCCGGACGGCCGCTGCCGCGCCTTCGACGAGGCGGCCGCCGGCGCCGGCTTCGGCTCCGGGGTCGGCGTGGTCGCGCTGCGCCGCCTCGCCGACGCCCAGGCCGACGGCGACCGGATCTACGCGGTGCTGCCCGGCTGGGCCGTCACCAACGACGGCGCCGACCGCGCCGGCTACGCCGTGCCCGGGCCGGCCGGGCAGGCCGCCGCCGTCGCCGGCGCGCTCGCCGCGGCCGAGGTCGCCCCCGGCGAGGTCCGTTTCATCGAGGCCCACGGCAGCGGTACGCCGCTCGGCGACGCCATCGAGGTCGCCGCGCTGCACGAGGTGTACGCGGGCGCCGGCCCCGCCGAGAGCTGCGCGCTCGGCTCGGTGAAGACCAACATCGGTCACCTCGACGCGGCCGCCGGCATCGCCGGGCTGATCAAGGCGGTGCTCGCCGTGCAGCACGGCGTCATCCCGCCGAACCTGCACTTCACCCGCCCGCACCCGGAGGTCGACCTGGCCGCCGGCCCGTTCTACGTGCCGACCAAGGTGCGGGACTGGCCCGAGGCGGCGCGCCGGGTGGCCGGGGTCAGCTCGTTCGGGCTGGGCGGCACGAACGCGCACGTGGTGGTCGAGCAGCCGCCACCGGCGGAGCCGGTCGACGGCGGGGACGCGCCCGCGTACCTGCTGCCCGTGTCGGCGCGGACCCCGATGGCGCTGCGGGCGGCGCTGACCCGGCTGCGGCAGCACCTCGCCGGGGCCGCCACGGCGCTGGCCGAGGTGGCCGCCACCCTCGCGCTGGGGCGGCGCGCCTTCGGCTGCCGGGCCGCCGTGGTGGCGGCCGATGCGGCGGGCGCCGTCGCCGCGCTGGACGAGCTGCTCGCCACCGACGCCCGGCTGGCCGGCGACCCCGGCGAGCTGCGCGAGCTGGCGGCGGCCTGGATCGCCGGCGGGGACGTGGACTGGACGGCGCTGCACCCCGAGGGCGCGGTCCGACGCACCGGGCTGCCCACCTACCCGTTCCAGCGTCAGCGGTACTGGATCGACCCCCCTCAGAAAGGCGCGAGGTGA